A single genomic interval of Haloactinospora alba harbors:
- a CDS encoding sensor histidine kinase, which yields MSLRWRITLAIALVSTLVALALSLTVHFAYAYRQAEQARQLQTQRLELALEEYDRTGQPGLRSQLNDPKLPDRLREAASEGGTAAMVTQTPQGAVVWAALSTTGGDTLSLRSSYQPQLDDRASLDRVLLMGAAALIATGTGAGVVIGARLSRRLRHAAAAAARVADGDYSTRVSAAVGGRSRDEAAELAQAVDAMSSALQNRLQAERQVTADIAHELRTPLTGLTTAAELLPEGRSTELVRGRIAVLRDLVEDVLEVARLDTATELPELSDIAVGDFVTRRVATYSSEPEVRVATETVVATDPRRLERVLANLVSNAYNHGRPPVVVEVDGPRVRVRDHGPGFPDEVLAEGPGRFRKGSGGGHGLGLTIAVGQARVLGARLSFTNADADGGAVAVLELPVSEGEDAPGR from the coding sequence GTGAGTCTGCGTTGGCGGATCACTCTCGCGATCGCGCTGGTCAGCACGCTGGTCGCACTGGCGTTGAGCCTGACCGTGCACTTCGCCTACGCCTACCGCCAGGCCGAGCAGGCCCGCCAGTTGCAGACGCAGCGGCTCGAACTGGCGCTGGAGGAGTACGACCGCACCGGCCAGCCCGGGCTGCGCAGCCAGCTCAATGACCCGAAGCTGCCGGACCGCCTGCGGGAGGCGGCGTCCGAGGGCGGCACGGCCGCCATGGTGACCCAGACTCCACAGGGTGCTGTCGTGTGGGCGGCACTGTCCACCACGGGTGGGGACACGCTCTCGCTGCGCTCGTCCTACCAGCCGCAGTTGGACGACCGCGCCTCACTGGACCGGGTGCTGCTGATGGGTGCTGCGGCACTCATCGCTACGGGAACGGGAGCCGGAGTGGTGATTGGTGCGCGGTTGTCGCGCCGGTTGCGCCATGCCGCGGCAGCGGCTGCCCGGGTGGCCGACGGGGATTACTCCACCCGGGTCAGTGCGGCGGTCGGCGGCCGATCCCGGGACGAGGCGGCTGAGCTGGCCCAGGCGGTCGACGCGATGTCGAGCGCGCTGCAGAACCGGCTGCAGGCGGAACGCCAGGTCACCGCCGATATCGCGCACGAGTTGCGGACTCCGCTGACCGGGTTGACCACGGCGGCGGAGCTGCTTCCGGAGGGGCGTTCGACGGAGCTGGTACGTGGCCGGATCGCGGTGCTGCGTGACCTGGTCGAAGACGTGCTGGAGGTGGCGCGGTTGGACACGGCCACGGAACTGCCCGAGCTGTCCGACATCGCAGTCGGCGACTTCGTCACCCGGCGGGTCGCGACGTACTCGTCCGAACCCGAGGTGCGTGTCGCGACCGAGACGGTGGTGGCCACCGACCCGCGGCGGTTGGAGCGGGTACTGGCCAACCTGGTGAGTAACGCGTACAACCACGGGCGGCCACCCGTGGTTGTGGAGGTGGACGGGCCGCGGGTGCGGGTGCGGGACCACGGCCCGGGTTTTCCGGACGAGGTTCTGGCCGAGGGCCCGGGCCGGTTCCGGAAGGGCTCCGGAGGCGGGCACGGCCTGGGCCTTACGATCGCGGTGGGCCAGGCTCGCGTGCTCGGGGCGCGGTTGAGTTTCACCAACGCCGATGCCGACGGCGGCGCTGTGGCCGTGCTGGAGCTACCCGTCTCGGAGGGCGAGGACGCTCCCGGGAGGTAG
- a CDS encoding aspartate aminotransferase family protein has product MTTQPNQAGPAGGLQRAAKDHLWMHFTDMGAYADADVPVITSGDGVYVRDADGRRYLDGLSGLFVSQVGHGRTEIADAIADQARELAYFPLWTYAHPRAIELADRLAGLAPGDLNRVFLTTSGSEAVESAWKLARQYFKSVGQPTRHKVISRQTAYHGTSLGALSITGVQAIKTPFEPLVPSTIQVPNTNIYRAPVHGDDPEAFGRWAADQIEEAILQNDPETIAAVYVEPVQNSGGCFPPPPGYFQRVREICDRYGVLMVSDEVICAFGRLGTYFGAQKYGYLPDMITFAKGATSGYVPLGGVIARDGLMEPFLNGAGAFAHGITFGGHPVAAAAALANLDLFERDGLLDNVQRNAATFRATLERLHDLPIVGDIRGDGYFYGIELVKNKETKETFTDEEAKRLLNGFLSPALLEAGLVCRADDRGDPVVQLAPPLTCGPEHFEEMERILRGVLTAAWDRV; this is encoded by the coding sequence GTGACAACTCAGCCCAACCAGGCCGGACCCGCCGGCGGCCTCCAGCGCGCCGCCAAGGACCACCTGTGGATGCACTTCACCGACATGGGGGCCTACGCCGACGCGGACGTCCCGGTCATCACCAGTGGTGACGGCGTGTACGTCCGCGACGCCGACGGCAGGCGCTACCTCGACGGCCTGTCCGGCCTGTTCGTGTCCCAGGTGGGACACGGGCGCACCGAGATCGCCGACGCCATCGCCGACCAGGCCAGGGAACTCGCCTACTTCCCGCTGTGGACCTACGCCCACCCCCGGGCGATCGAGCTCGCCGACCGGCTGGCCGGGCTCGCGCCCGGCGACCTGAACCGGGTCTTCCTCACCACCAGCGGGTCCGAGGCGGTCGAGAGCGCCTGGAAGCTCGCCCGGCAGTACTTCAAGAGCGTCGGCCAACCCACCCGGCACAAGGTCATCAGCCGGCAGACCGCCTACCACGGCACCAGCCTCGGCGCGCTGTCCATCACCGGCGTCCAGGCCATCAAGACGCCGTTCGAACCGCTGGTGCCCAGCACCATCCAGGTGCCCAACACCAACATCTACCGGGCCCCCGTCCACGGCGACGACCCCGAGGCGTTCGGCCGCTGGGCCGCCGACCAGATCGAAGAGGCCATCCTGCAGAACGACCCGGAGACCATCGCCGCGGTCTACGTGGAACCGGTGCAGAACTCCGGCGGGTGCTTCCCGCCCCCGCCCGGCTACTTCCAGCGGGTGCGCGAGATCTGCGACCGTTACGGCGTCCTGATGGTGTCCGACGAGGTCATCTGCGCCTTCGGCCGGCTCGGCACCTACTTCGGCGCCCAGAAGTACGGCTACCTGCCGGACATGATCACCTTCGCCAAGGGCGCCACGTCCGGCTACGTCCCGCTCGGCGGGGTGATCGCGCGCGATGGCCTCATGGAACCGTTCCTGAACGGCGCCGGCGCGTTCGCGCACGGCATCACCTTCGGCGGGCACCCGGTGGCCGCGGCCGCCGCGCTGGCCAACCTGGACCTGTTCGAGCGCGACGGGCTGCTGGACAACGTGCAGCGCAACGCCGCCACGTTCCGCGCCACCCTGGAGAGGCTGCACGACCTGCCGATCGTGGGGGACATCCGCGGCGACGGGTACTTCTACGGGATCGAACTGGTCAAGAACAAGGAGACCAAGGAGACCTTCACCGACGAGGAGGCGAAACGCCTGCTCAACGGGTTCCTCTCCCCCGCGTTGCTGGAGGCCGGCCTCGTCTGCCGCGCTGACGACCGCGGCGACCCCGTCGTCCAGCTCGCCCCGCCGCTCACCTGCGGACCGGAACACTTCGAGGAGATGGAGCGCATCCTGCGCGGCGTCCTCACCGCCGCCTGGGACCGCGTCTGA
- the cseB gene encoding two-component system response regulator CseB: MGVEQPHVLFVEDDPVIRETTQMSLERDGFRVTVADDGRAGWEAFRQQRPDAVLLDVLLPEMNGVSLCRRIRQDDLTPVVMLTARDDPVDIVVGLEEGADDYVTKPFDSAVLIARIRAVLRRADAGRPASGNEPLRFGDVQIDPEGVRVLRGGEPVALTPTEMRLLLRFAEEPGTVLGRDVLLESVWDYAWGGDTRVVDVHVQRLRNKIGTDRIETVRGFGYKLVSEGP, encoded by the coding sequence ATGGGAGTTGAACAGCCGCACGTATTGTTCGTCGAGGACGACCCCGTGATCCGGGAAACCACCCAGATGAGCCTGGAACGCGATGGGTTCCGGGTAACGGTGGCCGACGATGGCCGGGCCGGGTGGGAAGCGTTTCGGCAGCAGCGCCCCGACGCCGTGCTGCTGGACGTGCTGCTGCCCGAGATGAACGGAGTGAGCCTGTGCCGGCGCATCCGCCAGGACGACCTCACCCCGGTCGTGATGCTGACCGCCCGGGACGATCCGGTGGACATCGTCGTCGGGCTGGAGGAGGGCGCGGACGACTACGTCACCAAACCCTTCGACAGCGCGGTTCTCATAGCACGCATCCGTGCCGTGCTGCGCAGGGCCGACGCGGGGCGCCCCGCGTCGGGAAACGAACCGTTGCGGTTCGGCGACGTGCAGATCGACCCTGAGGGAGTGCGTGTCCTACGCGGCGGTGAACCGGTCGCGCTGACCCCCACCGAGATGCGCCTCCTGCTGCGGTTCGCCGAGGAGCCGGGAACGGTGCTCGGCCGTGACGTCCTGCTGGAAAGCGTCTGGGACTACGCGTGGGGCGGGGACACCCGGGTCGTGGACGTGCACGTTCAGCGGCTGCGGAACAAGATCGGCACCGACCGCATCGAGACGGTGCGCGGTTTCGGCTACAAGCTGGTGAGCGAGGGTCCGTGA
- a CDS encoding ABC transporter permease — translation MRTRRAPYFLVLPAWIWLAIFFVVPICGMLSVSTMSGNVIDGFRNTLAVGNYAEAVATYWPQLLRSLFYGFCATALCIAVGYPVAYWVSFNGGAHKSTYLLLLLLPFFVPQVLRTINWKFTLADDGVLFGTVKDLGMLPEGFHVLSTALAVICGLAYNFLPFMVLPIYAVLERVDHRVVEAAYDLYATRVQAFVRVVLPISLPGVFAGVLMVFVPTSADYVSASVLGGTHTTMIGNIIRTQYLVNNSYPLAAAITFVLMAILLIGIFSYARALGTEQVMEVQAK, via the coding sequence ATGCGAACCAGGAGAGCTCCGTACTTCCTCGTCCTCCCCGCCTGGATCTGGCTGGCGATCTTCTTCGTCGTGCCGATCTGCGGCATGCTGTCGGTGTCCACGATGAGCGGCAACGTCATCGACGGTTTCCGCAACACGCTGGCGGTCGGCAACTACGCCGAGGCGGTCGCGACCTACTGGCCCCAACTGCTGCGGTCCCTGTTCTACGGGTTCTGCGCGACAGCGCTGTGCATCGCCGTCGGCTACCCCGTGGCGTACTGGGTGTCGTTCAACGGCGGCGCCCACAAGTCGACCTACCTGCTGCTGTTGCTGCTGCCGTTCTTCGTGCCCCAGGTGCTGCGCACGATCAACTGGAAGTTCACGCTGGCCGACGACGGCGTCCTGTTCGGCACGGTCAAGGACCTCGGGATGCTGCCCGAGGGCTTCCACGTGCTGAGTACCGCCCTCGCCGTCATCTGCGGCCTGGCGTACAACTTCCTGCCGTTCATGGTGCTGCCGATCTACGCCGTGCTGGAGCGGGTGGACCACCGCGTCGTGGAAGCCGCCTACGACCTGTACGCCACCCGCGTGCAGGCGTTCGTGCGGGTGGTGCTGCCGATCTCCCTGCCCGGCGTCTTCGCCGGGGTGCTCATGGTGTTCGTGCCCACCAGCGCCGACTACGTCAGCGCCTCGGTGCTCGGCGGGACCCACACCACCATGATCGGCAACATCATCCGCACCCAGTATCTGGTGAACAACTCCTACCCCCTGGCGGCCGCGATCACGTTCGTCCTCATGGCGATCCTGCTGATCGGCATCTTCAGCTACGCGCGGGCGCTCGGTACCGAGCAGGTCATGGAGGTGCAGGCCAAATGA
- a CDS encoding polysaccharide deacetylase family protein, with product MAFASPKVRIFLWCGLGGLAVLVAASVLVTASVRLAGTHSVSPTSNTNGDSTTEAVHRVDTEEPVVFLTIDDGASRTPEMIDELQDSDVPTTLFLTDDYVQQDPEFFRELRDRTESTIENHTLDHPDLSGKPYEKQREEICKPSDRYEDEFGRRPVLFRPPYGSYDDTTLRAAADCGAQHLVHWSAEVADGELSYAAGDELVPGDIVLMHFRSEFSRDLDAFLDQADEAGLRPALLTDYLD from the coding sequence ATGGCATTCGCGAGCCCGAAAGTCCGGATATTCCTCTGGTGCGGTCTGGGTGGACTGGCAGTCCTGGTTGCCGCCTCTGTCCTGGTTACCGCCTCCGTGCGACTCGCCGGGACACACAGTGTCTCCCCCACGTCGAACACGAACGGTGACAGCACGACAGAGGCAGTGCACCGGGTGGACACCGAGGAGCCGGTCGTGTTCCTCACGATCGATGACGGAGCATCCCGCACCCCCGAGATGATCGACGAGCTACAGGACTCCGACGTTCCCACGACCCTTTTCCTGACCGACGACTACGTGCAACAGGACCCGGAATTCTTCCGGGAACTTCGGGACAGGACCGAGTCGACCATCGAGAACCACACCCTCGACCACCCCGACCTCAGCGGCAAACCGTACGAGAAGCAGCGCGAGGAGATCTGCAAACCCTCGGACCGCTACGAGGACGAATTCGGCCGGCGCCCGGTGCTCTTCCGGCCGCCGTACGGGAGCTACGACGACACCACCCTGCGCGCGGCCGCGGACTGCGGAGCCCAGCACCTCGTGCACTGGTCAGCCGAGGTCGCTGACGGGGAACTCTCCTACGCCGCCGGCGATGAGCTGGTCCCCGGTGACATCGTGCTCATGCATTTCCGCTCGGAGTTCTCCCGCGACCTCGACGCTTTCCTGGACCAGGCCGACGAGGCCGGACTGCGCCCCGCCCTGCTCACCGATTACCTGGATTGA
- a CDS encoding ABC transporter ATP-binding protein, producing the protein MATTSQQTPAPHSTEPRGEQSGPAISLHGVTKTYRSGQETVPAVRGVDLDIGSGEFFSLLGPSGCGKTTTMRLIAGFEEPTTGSVSLAGTDVTGVPPNRRDVNMVFQSYALFPHMTIHDNVAFGLRRARTPAQEIQRRVAEALELVELGDRAKYRPNQLSGGQQQRVALARALVNRPSALLLDEPLGALDLKLRQTMQIELKRIQREVGITFVYVTHDQGEALTMSDRIAVMNHGTVEQLGTPAQIYEQPASRFVAGFIGTSNLITGTVTSGGDGARMELGSGQHVHLRTDREDGASIDVTVRPEKIHLSTSEPAPDHSRVRGRVTEVVYQGSATHYTVDTAAGSEIVMFQQNASGAGNLAERGDEVWLSWLPEHSFVLPE; encoded by the coding sequence ATGGCGACAACCTCCCAACAGACCCCGGCGCCGCACAGCACCGAACCCCGCGGGGAACAGTCCGGCCCGGCGATCAGCCTCCACGGCGTCACCAAGACCTACCGCTCGGGTCAGGAGACCGTCCCCGCCGTGCGCGGCGTCGACCTGGACATCGGCAGCGGGGAGTTCTTCTCCCTGCTCGGGCCGTCGGGGTGCGGAAAGACCACGACCATGCGGCTCATCGCCGGGTTCGAGGAACCCACCACGGGCAGTGTGAGCCTCGCCGGCACCGACGTGACCGGGGTCCCTCCCAACCGGCGCGACGTGAACATGGTGTTCCAGAGCTACGCGCTCTTCCCGCACATGACCATCCACGACAACGTCGCCTTCGGGCTGCGCCGCGCGAGGACCCCGGCACAGGAGATCCAGCGGCGGGTGGCAGAAGCCCTCGAGCTGGTGGAACTCGGCGACCGCGCCAAGTACAGGCCCAACCAGCTCTCCGGAGGCCAGCAGCAGCGGGTCGCGCTGGCGCGCGCCCTCGTCAACCGGCCCAGCGCCCTCCTGCTGGACGAACCGCTCGGCGCGCTGGACCTCAAACTCCGCCAGACGATGCAGATCGAGCTGAAACGCATCCAGCGCGAGGTGGGGATCACCTTCGTCTACGTCACCCACGACCAGGGGGAGGCGCTGACGATGTCCGACCGGATCGCGGTGATGAACCACGGCACCGTGGAGCAGCTCGGCACTCCGGCGCAGATCTACGAACAGCCCGCGAGCCGGTTCGTCGCCGGGTTCATCGGTACCTCCAACCTGATCACCGGAACCGTCACCTCCGGCGGTGACGGGGCCCGGATGGAACTGGGATCGGGCCAGCACGTGCACCTGCGCACCGACCGGGAGGACGGCGCCAGCATCGACGTGACCGTACGGCCGGAGAAGATCCACCTGTCCACGTCGGAACCCGCCCCCGACCACAGCCGCGTGCGGGGGCGGGTCACCGAGGTGGTGTACCAGGGGTCGGCCACCCACTACACCGTCGACACGGCCGCCGGATCGGAGATCGTGATGTTCCAGCAGAACGCCTCGGGCGCCGGGAACCTCGCGGAACGCGGCGACGAGGTGTGGCTCTCCTGGCTTCCCGAGCACTCCTTCGTCCTACCGGAGTGA
- a CDS encoding ABC transporter permease: MSTDTTTPAPTPAPASGRPARTGGLAGRIDWGKWFTRAVLLWLFAPVAAMVAFSFNDISGRQNVSWQGFTFKWYGQAFAYEDLNHALFNTVAIGLLTMLIAGGIGSLLGLALGRYRFHGQGTTNLVMFAAISAPEVVMGASLLSLFLTMSISTGFVTILIAHVMFTISFVAITVRARVMTLDPKLEEAARDLGAGVWTTFRLVTLPMLLPAIMAGALLALALSVDDFIITTFVSGETSTFPLWIWGSTRAGIPPQVNVMGTLTFSVGVLLAIGNIVLARRRR; encoded by the coding sequence ATGAGCACGGACACCACCACACCGGCGCCGACGCCGGCGCCGGCCTCCGGGCGGCCCGCCCGGACCGGCGGCCTCGCCGGACGGATCGACTGGGGGAAGTGGTTCACCCGGGCGGTGCTGCTGTGGCTGTTCGCACCGGTCGCGGCGATGGTCGCCTTCAGCTTCAACGACATCAGCGGCCGCCAGAACGTGTCCTGGCAGGGGTTCACGTTCAAGTGGTACGGCCAGGCGTTCGCCTACGAGGACCTCAACCACGCGCTGTTCAACACGGTGGCGATCGGTCTGCTCACCATGCTCATCGCCGGCGGGATCGGCAGCCTGCTCGGGCTGGCGCTGGGCCGCTACCGGTTCCACGGCCAGGGCACCACCAACCTGGTGATGTTCGCCGCGATCTCCGCCCCCGAGGTGGTGATGGGGGCCTCCCTGCTGTCGCTGTTCCTGACGATGAGCATCAGCACCGGTTTCGTCACCATCCTGATCGCCCACGTCATGTTCACCATCTCGTTCGTGGCGATCACCGTCCGGGCGCGCGTCATGACCCTCGACCCGAAACTGGAGGAAGCCGCCCGCGACCTGGGCGCCGGCGTGTGGACGACGTTCCGCCTGGTAACCCTGCCGATGCTGCTGCCCGCCATCATGGCGGGGGCGCTGCTGGCGCTGGCCCTGTCCGTGGACGACTTCATCATCACCACGTTCGTCAGCGGGGAGACCAGCACCTTCCCGCTGTGGATCTGGGGCTCCACCCGCGCCGGAATCCCACCGCAGGTCAACGTCATGGGGACGTTGACGTTCAGTGTCGGCGTCCTGCTGGCGATCGGCAACATCGTCCTCGCCCGCCGCCGGCGGTGA
- a CDS encoding ABC transporter substrate-binding protein: protein MRISSPNDPALIRGLTRARYSRRTALRLSGAGALTAGLALSGCSIAGEKREATPVAQYWSDKESNGHLRFANWPLYMDSDRTQLRQFTDSTGITVDYQEAIQENPSWFGQIQPRLAEGSDIGADLMVMTNGVEFTKLKALNYLAPLDHDKLPNYAEYGGELYKNTDYDPGNEFTVPYTSGITGIAYNPEYVDREITSIADLWDPQFAGRVGMMGDPQEIANFGLLLNGVAPADSTRDDWEDAARRLEEQRDRGIVRSYYKQDYIQPLTTGNIWMSMAWSGDVYQQNAEENANLRFVVPEEGATIWTDNMMIPYTARNPVDAAMMMDFLYDPEIAAGLTSYINYVSPVPDSQDVLRRRAEEASGEEKQRLADLAESSLVFPTEEDYERLHNYVTVPVDDEKSFTGRFLEITQA from the coding sequence GTGCGTATCTCCTCACCCAACGACCCCGCGCTGATCCGCGGGCTGACCCGGGCCCGCTACAGCCGGCGCACCGCGCTGCGCCTGTCGGGCGCCGGCGCGCTCACGGCGGGACTCGCCCTGAGCGGCTGCTCCATCGCGGGCGAGAAACGCGAAGCGACACCGGTGGCGCAGTACTGGTCGGACAAGGAAAGCAACGGGCACCTGCGGTTCGCCAACTGGCCGCTGTACATGGACTCCGACCGCACCCAGCTGCGGCAGTTCACCGACTCCACCGGCATCACCGTCGACTACCAGGAAGCCATCCAGGAGAACCCCTCGTGGTTCGGCCAGATCCAGCCGCGGCTGGCCGAGGGGAGTGACATCGGGGCCGACCTGATGGTGATGACCAACGGCGTGGAGTTCACCAAGCTCAAGGCGCTCAACTACCTGGCGCCGCTGGACCACGACAAGCTCCCGAACTACGCCGAGTACGGCGGTGAGCTCTACAAGAACACCGACTACGACCCCGGCAACGAGTTCACCGTCCCCTACACGTCCGGGATCACGGGGATCGCCTACAACCCCGAGTACGTCGACCGCGAGATCACCAGCATCGCCGACCTGTGGGATCCCCAGTTCGCCGGGCGGGTCGGGATGATGGGCGACCCGCAGGAGATCGCGAACTTCGGCCTGCTGCTCAACGGGGTCGCCCCGGCCGACTCCACCCGCGACGACTGGGAGGACGCCGCGCGCAGGCTCGAGGAGCAGCGGGACCGCGGCATCGTGCGCTCCTACTACAAACAGGACTACATCCAGCCGCTGACGACCGGCAACATCTGGATGTCCATGGCGTGGTCCGGCGACGTGTACCAGCAGAACGCCGAGGAGAACGCCAACCTCAGGTTCGTGGTCCCCGAGGAGGGCGCCACCATCTGGACCGACAACATGATGATCCCCTACACGGCGAGGAACCCGGTGGACGCCGCCATGATGATGGACTTCCTCTACGACCCGGAGATCGCCGCCGGCCTCACCTCCTACATCAACTACGTCTCGCCCGTGCCCGACAGCCAGGACGTGCTGCGGCGGCGCGCCGAGGAGGCCTCGGGCGAGGAGAAGCAGCGGCTGGCCGACCTGGCCGAGAGCTCGCTGGTGTTCCCCACCGAGGAGGACTACGAGCGGCTGCACAACTACGTGACCGTCCCGGTGGACGACGAGAAGTCGTTCACCGGCCGCTTCCTCGAGATCACACAGGCATAG
- a CDS encoding gamma-aminobutyraldehyde dehydrogenase, producing the protein MAHQPSSPRKLRNFVNGAYVDAADGRTAGLTDPVTGKVFAEAPVSAQADLDNAFRAAADAFENRWRDVTPAERQIAINKFADAVEERGEELVAAEVENCGKPFSSTRDEELWQVTDALRFFAGASRTLEGKAAHEYMADHTSWVRREPLGVVGQITPWNYPMAMAAWKIGPALAAGDTIVLKPSDTTPASTLLLAEIAAEFLPPGVLNVVTGDRDTGRALVEHPTPQMVSLTGSTRAGLEVAQSASADLKRLHLELGGKAPVIVFDDADVEKAAAGIAEAGFFNAGQDCTAATRVLAAPGIHDDLAAALAEQARVTTTAGPDNPDAAYGPLNNANQLDRVSGFLERTPDHADVLAGGSRVGEEGYFFAPTVVSGLRQGDEMVTDEIFGPAITVQRFDDEDTAVTWANSVRYGLASSVWTQNHARALRVSRRLDFGCVWINTHIPLIAEMPHGGFKQSGYGKDLSMYSLEEYTRVKHVMSYIGRD; encoded by the coding sequence GTGGCACACCAGCCCAGCTCCCCCAGGAAGCTGCGCAACTTCGTCAACGGCGCCTACGTGGACGCGGCCGACGGCCGCACCGCCGGACTCACCGACCCCGTCACCGGGAAGGTGTTCGCCGAAGCCCCCGTCTCCGCCCAGGCCGACCTCGACAACGCCTTCCGCGCCGCAGCGGACGCGTTCGAGAACCGGTGGCGCGACGTCACCCCGGCCGAGCGGCAGATCGCGATCAACAAGTTCGCCGACGCCGTGGAGGAGCGCGGCGAGGAACTCGTCGCCGCCGAGGTGGAGAACTGCGGCAAACCCTTCTCCAGCACCCGGGACGAGGAGCTGTGGCAGGTCACCGACGCCCTGCGGTTCTTCGCGGGCGCCAGCCGGACCCTGGAGGGCAAGGCCGCCCACGAGTACATGGCCGACCACACCTCCTGGGTGCGGCGGGAGCCCCTCGGCGTCGTCGGCCAGATCACCCCGTGGAACTACCCGATGGCCATGGCCGCCTGGAAGATCGGCCCCGCCCTGGCCGCCGGCGACACCATCGTCCTCAAACCCTCCGACACCACCCCCGCCTCGACCCTGCTGCTCGCCGAGATCGCCGCCGAGTTCCTCCCGCCCGGTGTGCTCAACGTCGTCACCGGCGACCGGGACACCGGCCGCGCCCTGGTGGAGCATCCCACCCCGCAGATGGTGTCGCTGACCGGCTCCACCCGCGCCGGACTGGAGGTCGCCCAGAGCGCCTCGGCGGACCTGAAACGGCTCCACCTGGAGCTCGGCGGGAAGGCGCCGGTGATCGTCTTCGACGACGCCGACGTGGAGAAGGCCGCGGCCGGCATCGCCGAGGCCGGCTTCTTCAACGCCGGCCAGGACTGCACCGCCGCCACCCGCGTACTCGCCGCCCCCGGTATCCACGACGACCTGGCCGCCGCCCTGGCCGAACAGGCGCGTGTCACCACCACGGCCGGCCCGGACAACCCCGACGCGGCCTACGGGCCGCTGAACAACGCCAACCAGCTCGACCGCGTCAGCGGGTTCCTGGAGCGCACCCCCGACCACGCCGACGTGCTGGCCGGCGGCTCCCGGGTGGGCGAGGAGGGCTACTTCTTCGCCCCCACCGTCGTGTCCGGGCTGCGCCAGGGCGACGAGATGGTCACCGACGAGATCTTCGGCCCCGCCATCACCGTCCAGCGGTTCGACGACGAGGACACCGCCGTGACATGGGCCAACTCGGTCCGCTACGGTCTCGCTTCCAGCGTGTGGACCCAGAACCACGCCCGTGCGCTGCGGGTGTCCCGGCGGCTGGACTTCGGCTGCGTGTGGATCAACACCCACATCCCGCTGATCGCGGAGATGCCGCACGGCGGGTTCAAACAGTCCGGCTACGGCAAGGACCTGTCGATGTACAGCCTGGAGGAGTACACCCGCGTCAAACACGTCATGAGCTACATCGGACGCGACTGA